One stretch of Pararhizobium qamdonense DNA includes these proteins:
- a CDS encoding ABC transporter permease subunit: MKSTGHSILRNGTGWLLPALIVLAWEIAARTGLISPNVMAAPSAVAEAFWRLLLSGELIRNIGVSTARALSGFVIGGSIGLIFGLANGLSGLSRNLTDTTLQMVRNIPHLALIPLVILWFGIDEEAKLFLVALGVFFPIYVNTLLGIQSVDPQLVEMGRVYGMSRTTLFFRVILPGALPAIFVGLRYALGIMWLTLIVAETIAASSGLGYMAMQAREFLLIDVVVLSILIYALLGKLADSFARLLERLTLQWHPAFQTA, encoded by the coding sequence ATGAAATCCACCGGTCACTCGATCCTGCGCAATGGCACCGGCTGGCTTTTGCCGGCCCTGATCGTGCTTGCCTGGGAAATTGCCGCCCGCACCGGGCTGATCTCGCCGAATGTCATGGCCGCCCCCTCCGCCGTTGCCGAAGCCTTCTGGCGTCTGCTGCTGTCCGGCGAACTCATCCGCAATATCGGCGTCAGCACCGCCCGCGCGCTGTCCGGCTTTGTGATCGGCGGCTCGATCGGCCTGATCTTCGGTCTTGCCAATGGTCTCTCCGGCCTGTCGCGCAACTTGACCGATACGACCCTGCAGATGGTCCGCAATATCCCGCATCTGGCACTTATCCCGCTGGTCATCCTGTGGTTCGGCATTGACGAGGAGGCAAAGCTCTTCCTCGTGGCGCTCGGCGTGTTCTTCCCGATCTATGTCAACACGCTGCTCGGCATCCAGAGCGTCGATCCGCAGCTGGTCGAGATGGGCCGTGTCTACGGCATGTCGCGCACCACGCTGTTCTTCCGCGTCATTCTCCCCGGCGCCCTGCCCGCCATCTTCGTCGGCCTGCGCTATGCGCTGGGCATCATGTGGCTGACGCTGATCGTCGCCGAAACCATCGCCGCCTCCTCCGGCCTCGGTTACATGGCCATGCAAGCGCGCGAATTCCTGCTGATCGATGTCGTCGTCTTGTCGATCCTGATCTACGCGCTGCTCGGCAAGCTCGCCGACAGCTTCGCCAGGCTGCTGGAACGGTTGACGCTGCAATGGCATCCCGCCTTCCAGACCGCCTGA
- a CDS encoding MFS transporter translates to MSPSSTSVRAGTPLIALAALNFFLADARDGLGPFLDAYLATNGWSPFSLGMIATFGGILGMVSTPLFGALVDGTVYKRLLVIVPVILVTVAALLTLAIPNVSVVVGGQTVTAIVGAVIGPALMGLTLGIVGEAAFPAQVSRNEFWNHAGNVVSLAGVYAATVFFGMGGIIALMIITAIGAVGAALMIDPAKIDHKVARGLGHDDGAPGPSGYSVLIGTPGLVVLAVVMLVFHFGNAPISRLVAQQFSVELGTPFRTTALITGVAQLTMIGAAIAAPFLIRRFGLAAVFIIALCALPIRGAIAGSIGDFWMVYPVQILDGLGAGLIGIATPIAAERILSGSGRFNVGLAAVMTVQGIGASTSNIVAGWLVQTYGFALAYWVHGAIAILALVPFLIWRNSVAPHAPEGRTA, encoded by the coding sequence TTGTCGCCATCCTCCACCTCTGTCAGGGCGGGAACGCCGCTGATCGCGCTTGCTGCGCTGAACTTCTTTTTGGCAGATGCCCGCGACGGGCTTGGCCCTTTCCTCGATGCCTATCTGGCGACGAACGGCTGGTCGCCGTTCTCGCTCGGCATGATCGCCACCTTCGGCGGCATTCTCGGCATGGTCTCGACGCCGCTGTTCGGGGCACTCGTCGATGGCACGGTATACAAGCGGCTGCTGGTCATCGTGCCGGTAATCCTGGTCACCGTGGCGGCGCTTTTGACGCTGGCCATTCCCAATGTCTCCGTCGTCGTCGGCGGCCAGACGGTCACGGCGATCGTCGGTGCCGTCATCGGTCCGGCCCTGATGGGCCTGACGCTGGGCATTGTCGGCGAGGCCGCCTTTCCGGCACAGGTGTCGCGCAACGAGTTCTGGAACCATGCCGGCAATGTCGTGTCGCTGGCCGGCGTCTACGCAGCCACCGTGTTCTTCGGCATGGGCGGCATCATCGCCTTGATGATCATCACCGCCATCGGCGCCGTCGGCGCGGCCCTGATGATCGATCCCGCCAAGATCGACCACAAGGTCGCCCGTGGCCTTGGCCATGACGACGGCGCACCTGGCCCGTCCGGCTATTCGGTGCTGATCGGCACGCCCGGTCTCGTCGTTCTGGCCGTGGTCATGCTGGTCTTTCACTTCGGCAATGCGCCGATCAGCCGCCTGGTTGCCCAGCAGTTCTCCGTCGAACTGGGAACACCGTTTCGCACCACGGCGCTGATCACCGGCGTCGCGCAGCTGACGATGATCGGCGCGGCCATCGCCGCTCCCTTTCTGATCCGCCGTTTCGGCCTGGCCGCCGTCTTCATCATCGCGCTCTGCGCCCTGCCCATCCGGGGCGCGATCGCCGGCAGCATCGGCGATTTCTGGATGGTCTATCCCGTGCAGATCCTCGATGGCCTCGGCGCCGGGCTGATCGGCATCGCCACGCCGATTGCCGCCGAGCGCATCCTGTCCGGCTCCGGCCGCTTCAATGTCGGCCTGGCCGCCGTCATGACGGTGCAGGGCATTGGCGCCTCCACCAGCAATATCGTCGCCGGCTGGCTGGTACAGACCTATGGCTTTGCGCTGGCCTATTGGGTGCATGGCGCGATTGCCATCCTGGCGCTAGTGCCGTTTCTGATCTGGCGCAACAGCGTCGCACCACACGCGCCCGAAGGCCGGACCGCCTGA
- a CDS encoding DMT family protein translates to MPFSLNTAAVLPIVLLVLSNIFMTFAWYGHLKFTSSPLYMAIIASWGIAFFEYCLAVPANRIGHEVYSAAQLKTMQEVITLVVFAIFSVFWLKESLTWNHAIGFCMIAGGAAFVFKG, encoded by the coding sequence ATGCCTTTTTCATTGAATACGGCGGCCGTCCTGCCGATCGTGCTGCTCGTCCTGTCCAACATTTTCATGACCTTCGCCTGGTACGGGCACCTCAAATTCACCTCGTCGCCACTCTACATGGCGATTATCGCCAGCTGGGGCATCGCCTTCTTCGAATATTGCCTGGCGGTTCCGGCCAACCGGATCGGCCATGAGGTCTATTCGGCGGCACAGCTGAAGACGATGCAGGAGGTGATCACACTGGTGGTGTTTGCGATTTTCTCGGTGTTCTGGCTGAAGGAATCGCTGACCTGGAACCATGCCATCGGATTCTGCATGATCGCGGGCGGTGCGGCTTTCGTGTTCAAGGGCTGA
- a CDS encoding aliphatic sulfonate ABC transporter substrate-binding protein has protein sequence MLTLTRRLFGAGLVAASLLSATGLSATAALAAELTEFKIGYQKTGLPVIARQQQIIEKALEPKGITVSWVEFTAGPPLVEALNVGSINVGWTGDAPPIFGQAAGSAITYVAALPANGAGEAIFVKPDSPIQSLADLKGKKIGVGKGTSAHNLVVAALEKAGIEFKDVTPVYLSPADAAAAFASDKIDAWAVWDPFFAIAETRYKPRVLTTSAQALDVKTYFLANRDFAKDHPETVTTTIAALKEAAVWADANRDKVAEALHEVTGVPLEAQTIAANRTKFGIEPITPQIVASQQQTADRFFKLGLIPKQITIADAVWTAPSN, from the coding sequence ATGCTCACACTGACAAGACGCCTGTTCGGCGCCGGCCTTGTTGCCGCCAGCCTGCTTTCCGCCACCGGCCTGTCTGCAACAGCCGCGCTCGCCGCCGAACTGACCGAATTCAAGATCGGCTATCAGAAGACCGGCCTGCCAGTCATCGCCCGCCAGCAGCAGATCATCGAAAAGGCACTTGAACCGAAGGGGATCACCGTCTCCTGGGTCGAATTCACCGCCGGTCCGCCTTTGGTCGAGGCCTTAAATGTCGGCTCGATCAATGTCGGCTGGACCGGCGATGCGCCGCCGATCTTCGGCCAAGCCGCAGGCTCCGCCATCACCTATGTTGCCGCCCTTCCTGCAAATGGCGCCGGTGAAGCGATTTTCGTCAAGCCGGACTCGCCGATCCAGTCTCTCGCCGATCTCAAGGGCAAGAAAATCGGCGTCGGCAAGGGCACTTCGGCCCATAATCTCGTCGTCGCTGCGCTCGAAAAAGCCGGCATCGAATTCAAGGACGTCACTCCGGTCTATCTGAGCCCCGCCGATGCGGCGGCCGCCTTTGCCAGCGACAAGATCGATGCCTGGGCCGTCTGGGATCCCTTCTTCGCCATCGCCGAAACCCGCTACAAGCCGCGCGTTCTGACGACGTCGGCGCAGGCGCTGGATGTCAAAACCTATTTCCTGGCCAATCGCGACTTCGCCAAGGACCATCCCGAAACGGTCACCACCACCATCGCCGCCCTGAAGGAAGCCGCAGTCTGGGCGGATGCCAACCGCGACAAGGTGGCCGAAGCCCTGCACGAGGTCACCGGCGTGCCGCTCGAAGCCCAGACGATCGCCGCCAACCGCACCAAGTTCGGCATCGAGCCGATCACCCCGCAGATCGTCGCCAGCCAGCAGCAGACTGCCGACCGTTTCTTCAAGCTCGGCCTGATCCCCAAGCAGATCACCATCGCCGATGCCGTCTGGACGGCACCGTCGAACTGA
- a CDS encoding ATP-binding cassette domain-containing protein: MSVIALDQKNKPAHPATAHPASAHSAKETAEARALRETAPGQWFPYAAPQPRERENRDIAFSFRGISRKFGDKTVLDNIDLDVPAGQFIAVIGKSGCGKSTLLRLLTGLDKPTSGTLTVNKGAEGENRTRIMFQEPRLLPWAKIAKNVEVGLTGIAKGAQAREKSLSILSEVGLADRAEEWPSVLSGGQRQRVALARALVAHPYILALDEPLGALDALTRIEMQHLLESIWQQQAFTAVLVTHDVAEAVALADRVIVIDHGRIALDLDIPLERPRRHGAPELARLEGQILDTLFGGSD, translated from the coding sequence ATGTCCGTCATCGCCCTCGATCAAAAAAACAAGCCAGCGCATCCGGCCACAGCACACCCAGCCTCAGCGCACTCGGCAAAAGAAACGGCGGAAGCGCGCGCGCTGCGCGAAACGGCGCCGGGCCAATGGTTTCCCTATGCCGCGCCCCAGCCGCGCGAACGCGAAAACCGCGACATCGCCTTTTCCTTCCGTGGCATCAGCCGAAAATTCGGCGACAAGACGGTGCTCGATAATATCGATCTCGATGTACCCGCCGGCCAGTTCATTGCCGTCATCGGCAAGAGCGGCTGCGGCAAGAGCACGCTGCTGCGGCTGTTGACCGGCCTCGACAAGCCGACATCCGGCACGCTAACGGTCAACAAGGGCGCGGAAGGTGAAAACCGCACCCGCATCATGTTCCAGGAACCGCGCCTGCTGCCCTGGGCAAAGATCGCCAAGAATGTCGAGGTGGGCCTCACCGGCATCGCCAAAGGCGCGCAAGCGCGCGAAAAATCGCTTTCCATCCTCAGCGAAGTCGGCCTGGCCGACCGCGCCGAAGAATGGCCTTCCGTGCTGTCAGGCGGCCAGCGCCAGCGTGTCGCGCTTGCCCGCGCGCTGGTCGCCCATCCCTATATCCTGGCGCTCGACGAGCCGCTCGGCGCGCTCGATGCGCTGACCCGCATCGAAATGCAGCACCTGCTCGAAAGCATCTGGCAGCAGCAGGCGTTTACCGCCGTTCTGGTCACCCATGATGTCGCCGAGGCCGTGGCGCTCGCCGACCGCGTCATCGTCATCGATCACGGCAGGATCGCGCTGGATCTGGATATCCCGCTGGAACGCCCCCGCCGCCACGGCGCGCCTGAACTGGCCCGGCTGGAAGGCCAGATCCTCGACACGCTGTTTGGCGGTTCCGACTGA
- a CDS encoding acyl-CoA thioesterase yields MTMAKPNGDLTLRTLAMPADANAAGDIFGGWVMAQMDLSCGIRAAERARGRVVTAAVKEMAFEMPVKIGDTLCIYTDVVKVGRTSMTLKVEVWAQRYLSDRMDKVTDALFVMVALDETGHPKPVPPEA; encoded by the coding sequence ATGACCATGGCCAAACCGAACGGCGACCTCACCCTGCGCACGCTGGCCATGCCGGCCGATGCCAATGCCGCCGGCGATATTTTCGGCGGCTGGGTCATGGCGCAGATGGATCTGTCCTGCGGTATCCGCGCCGCCGAGCGCGCCCGCGGCCGCGTCGTCACCGCCGCCGTCAAGGAAATGGCCTTCGAAATGCCGGTCAAGATCGGCGATACGCTGTGCATCTACACCGATGTCGTCAAGGTCGGGCGCACCTCGATGACGCTGAAGGTCGAGGTCTGGGCGCAGCGCTATCTTTCCGACCGGATGGACAAGGTCACCGATGCGCTGTTTGTCATGGTGGCGCTCGACGAGACCGGCCATCCAAAACCGGTGCCGCCCGAGGCCTGA
- a CDS encoding methyl-accepting chemotaxis protein, with product MKHFRISVRLYALVGLALLMMAAVMTLGLFEEQDKLVAQRKAMLEAMNENAVTVFNAYYKQEQASTLSRNDAQARAIEAIQAMRYQDSGYFFITDMKSMMIMHPIKPALDGTDQTENKDPTGKRIFVEFAKKVAAEGKGFVDYYWPKPGAEEPVLKYSHVAGFAPWGWIVGTGVYADDLAAMFTEGLIQVAVICVFAALVILLAAFSIVRSVVGPIERLKASMRAIADEDVSSAVPETGRKDEIGQMAAVLVVLRDSVKERIGMRQREAEQQSQLDAERRSNENRAQSDAQTQADAMAAIGSALEKLASGDLTAEIATIAPEYSKLRDDFNTAVGALRGVIQSIAHSTEVVYGSAGDISEAANNLSRRTEQQAAALEETAAALDEITSTVRSASDRAAEAREMVDETKGSAAKSGDIVRNAIAAMTRIEGSSTKISQIIGVIDEIAFQTNLLALNAGVEAARAGEAGRGFAVVAQEVRELAQRSAGAAKEIKELIRNSATEVETGVTLVRSTGEALTEIEKLVNRVNEHVASIATAAREQATGLAEVNTAVNSMDQMTQQNAAMVEETTAASQTLAQESRELKSLLQTFRLTAGNRQANYSRAA from the coding sequence ATGAAACATTTCCGCATTTCCGTGCGCCTGTATGCGCTGGTGGGGCTGGCGCTTTTGATGATGGCTGCCGTGATGACGCTGGGGCTGTTCGAGGAACAGGACAAGCTGGTGGCGCAGCGCAAGGCCATGCTGGAGGCGATGAACGAGAACGCGGTGACCGTGTTCAATGCCTATTACAAGCAGGAACAGGCCAGCACGCTGAGCCGCAACGACGCGCAGGCGCGCGCCATCGAGGCGATCCAGGCGATGCGCTATCAAGATAGCGGCTATTTCTTCATCACCGACATGAAGAGCATGATGATCATGCACCCGATCAAGCCGGCCCTTGATGGCACCGACCAGACGGAGAACAAGGATCCGACCGGCAAACGCATCTTCGTCGAGTTTGCCAAAAAGGTTGCCGCCGAGGGCAAGGGGTTCGTCGATTATTATTGGCCTAAGCCCGGCGCCGAGGAGCCGGTGTTGAAATATTCGCATGTGGCGGGATTTGCGCCCTGGGGCTGGATCGTCGGCACCGGCGTCTATGCCGACGACCTGGCCGCCATGTTTACCGAAGGCCTGATCCAGGTCGCCGTCATCTGCGTATTCGCCGCGCTGGTCATTCTGCTTGCGGCTTTCTCCATCGTGCGTAGCGTCGTTGGTCCGATCGAGCGGCTGAAGGCTTCGATGCGGGCGATTGCCGATGAGGATGTGTCGTCAGCCGTTCCGGAAACCGGGCGCAAGGACGAGATCGGCCAGATGGCCGCTGTTCTCGTGGTGCTGCGCGATTCCGTCAAGGAGCGCATCGGTATGCGGCAGCGCGAGGCCGAGCAGCAGAGCCAGCTCGATGCCGAGCGGCGCAGCAACGAAAACCGCGCCCAATCGGACGCGCAGACGCAGGCCGATGCCATGGCGGCGATCGGCAGTGCGCTGGAGAAATTGGCCAGCGGCGACCTGACGGCCGAGATCGCCACGATCGCGCCGGAATATTCCAAGCTGCGCGATGATTTCAACACGGCCGTTGGCGCGCTGCGCGGCGTCATCCAGTCGATCGCGCATTCGACCGAGGTGGTCTATGGCAGCGCCGGTGACATTTCCGAAGCGGCCAACAACCTGTCACGCCGCACCGAGCAGCAGGCGGCCGCACTCGAAGAGACGGCGGCGGCACTCGACGAGATCACCTCGACGGTCAGGAGCGCATCCGACCGCGCGGCCGAAGCCCGCGAAATGGTCGATGAGACCAAGGGCAGCGCTGCCAAATCCGGCGATATCGTCCGCAACGCTATTGCCGCGATGACCAGGATCGAAGGTTCCTCCACGAAAATCAGCCAGATCATCGGCGTCATCGACGAGATCGCCTTCCAGACCAATCTTTTGGCGCTGAATGCCGGTGTCGAGGCGGCGCGTGCGGGCGAAGCAGGGCGCGGCTTTGCCGTCGTTGCGCAGGAAGTGCGCGAATTGGCCCAGCGGTCAGCCGGTGCCGCCAAGGAGATCAAGGAGCTGATCCGCAACTCGGCCACCGAAGTCGAAACCGGGGTGACGCTGGTGCGCTCGACCGGCGAGGCGCTGACGGAAATCGAAAAGCTGGTCAACCGGGTGAACGAACACGTAGCCTCGATCGCCACGGCTGCCCGCGAACAGGCGACGGGGCTTGCCGAGGTCAACACCGCCGTCAACAGCATGGACCAGATGACGCAGCAGAATGCGGCCATGGTCGAGGAGACGACGGCGGCCAGCCAGACCCTGGCGCAGGAAAGCCGCGAGCTGAAAAGCCTGCTGCAGACCTTCCGCCTGACCGCCGGCAACCGGCAGGCGAACTACAGCCGCGCGGCCTGA
- a CDS encoding Kazal-type serine protease inhibitor domain-containing protein, with protein MTPFQRVTIRIAALMALSLGVLSACTVAVDEPGGRPYPRPQPSSPQMCTMQYDPVCGARGNTSRTFGNECQARAEGFRVIGRGECRPQRPDFGGDRPQVCTREYAPVCARQGRREQTFANGCMAEAQGFRVIGRGECERGGGRPGDEGGMRPPRPDRGPQACTREFAPVCARQGGREQTFPNACTAQAQGFRVIGNGDCR; from the coding sequence ATGACGCCGTTTCAACGTGTTACGATCCGTATTGCCGCGCTGATGGCGCTTTCGCTCGGAGTTTTGAGTGCCTGCACCGTCGCTGTCGATGAGCCCGGTGGGCGGCCCTATCCGCGGCCGCAGCCTTCGTCCCCGCAGATGTGCACGATGCAATATGATCCGGTTTGCGGCGCGCGCGGCAATACCAGCCGGACTTTCGGCAATGAATGCCAGGCGCGGGCGGAAGGGTTCCGGGTCATCGGCCGGGGCGAATGCCGGCCGCAAAGGCCCGATTTCGGCGGCGACCGGCCGCAGGTCTGCACGCGCGAATATGCGCCGGTCTGCGCCCGCCAGGGACGGCGCGAGCAGACGTTTGCGAATGGCTGCATGGCTGAGGCGCAAGGGTTCCGCGTCATCGGGCGCGGCGAATGCGAACGCGGCGGCGGCCGGCCCGGCGATGAGGGCGGCATGCGTCCGCCGCGCCCGGATCGCGGCCCGCAGGCCTGTACCCGCGAATTCGCCCCGGTCTGCGCCCGGCAAGGCGGCCGCGAGCAGACATTCCCGAACGCCTGCACGGCGCAGGCTCAAGGGTTTCGTGTGATCGGCAACGGCGATTGCCGCTGA
- the uvrB gene encoding excinuclease ABC subunit UvrB has product MSKAPKKSPRPDLGGFEEAPQASFEGAPLSSNVSDWANELQRMAEAETIETRHDVASKAGKHRKKVEIAAQKAKQDKAGKDTVGASRSARGTSMGGTSDPKARAAAGLNPVSGMNTSLEDAEALASGSVTATVEALSALIESGNPLFKDGKLWTPHRPARPEKSEGGIAIRMQSDFEPAGDQPTAIKDLVEGLSNGDRSQVLLGVTGSGKTFTMAKVIEATQRPAVILAPNKTLAAQLYSEFKNFFPDNAVEYFVSYYDYYQPEAYVPRSDTFIEKESSINEQIDRMRHSATRSLIERDDVIIVASVSCIYGIGSVETYTAMTFQMTVGDRLDQRQLLADLVAQQYKRRDMDFQRGSFRVRGDTIEIFPAHLEDAAWRISMFGDEIDGITEFDPLTGQKTDDLKSVKIYANSHYVTPRPTLNQAIKSIKEELKLRLAELEKGGRLLEAQRLEQRTRYDIEMLEATGSCAGIENYSRYLTGRSPGEPPPTLFEYIPDNALLFIDESHVSVSQIGGMYRGDFRRKATLAEYGFRLPSCMDNRPLRFEEWDAMRPDTIAVSATPAAWELEQAGGVFAEQVIRPTGLIDPPVEVRSAKTQVDDVLGEIRETAQAGYRTLVTVLTKRMAEDLTEYLHEQGIRVRYMHSDIDTLERIEIIRDLRLGAFDVLVGINLLREGLDIPECGFVAILDADKEGFLRSETSLVQTIGRAARNVDGKVILYADQITGSMKRAMEETSRRREKQVAYNEAHGITPESVKARISDILDSVYEKDHVRADIGIRGVKGGITDMVGNNLAAHLEALEKQMRNAAADLDFETAARLRDEIKRLKAAELAVMDDPMARQEARAMEGSGKPTGSKKKGAANAGPASPLAGEDGLPQEAQPIGEASVVRGPSLFAKPSLDDMGPGTDMTRPARKPSPLNEPGERGEPGENRDRGDSGERGAPGDTTVPSTFRKPGLDEMGRDIATPARPQSSLFRKNSLDEMTVGRTEKPLNTTGKLPEKPKTEPGKRIAPLLEGQPEKRDPAVGAKPFIRAKPGAGSYEDAGDMKRQKKTKGKTGRPGQ; this is encoded by the coding sequence ATGTCGAAAGCACCGAAAAAATCCCCCCGTCCCGACCTTGGCGGCTTCGAGGAGGCCCCCCAGGCGTCGTTCGAAGGCGCCCCGCTGTCGTCGAATGTGTCCGATTGGGCCAACGAACTGCAGCGCATGGCCGAAGCCGAGACGATCGAGACGCGCCACGACGTCGCCTCCAAGGCGGGCAAGCACCGCAAGAAGGTCGAAATCGCCGCCCAGAAGGCGAAGCAGGACAAGGCCGGCAAGGACACGGTCGGCGCCAGCCGCTCGGCCCGTGGGACCTCCATGGGCGGCACGTCGGACCCGAAAGCCCGGGCCGCCGCCGGCCTGAACCCCGTGTCCGGCATGAACACCTCTTTGGAGGACGCCGAGGCGCTGGCATCCGGCTCCGTCACCGCCACCGTCGAGGCCCTTTCGGCGCTGATCGAATCCGGCAATCCGTTGTTCAAGGACGGCAAGCTGTGGACGCCGCACCGGCCGGCCCGGCCGGAAAAGTCCGAAGGCGGCATCGCCATCCGCATGCAGTCGGATTTCGAACCGGCCGGCGACCAGCCGACCGCCATCAAGGATCTCGTCGAGGGCCTGTCGAACGGCGACCGCTCCCAGGTCCTGCTCGGCGTCACCGGTTCCGGCAAGACCTTCACCATGGCCAAGGTGATCGAGGCTACACAACGCCCCGCCGTCATCCTGGCGCCGAACAAGACGCTGGCCGCCCAGCTTTATTCCGAGTTCAAAAACTTCTTCCCCGACAACGCGGTCGAATATTTCGTCTCCTACTACGATTACTACCAGCCGGAAGCCTATGTGCCGCGCTCGGACACGTTCATCGAGAAGGAATCCTCGATCAACGAGCAGATCGACCGGATGCGCCACTCCGCCACCCGCTCGCTGATCGAACGCGACGATGTCATCATCGTCGCCTCGGTCTCCTGCATCTATGGTATCGGCTCGGTCGAGACCTATACCGCGATGACCTTCCAGATGACGGTCGGCGACCGGCTCGACCAGCGCCAGCTGCTCGCCGATCTCGTCGCTCAGCAATACAAGCGCCGCGACATGGATTTTCAGCGCGGCAGTTTTCGCGTGCGCGGTGATACGATCGAAATCTTCCCGGCGCATTTGGAAGACGCAGCCTGGCGCATCTCGATGTTCGGCGACGAGATTGACGGGATTACCGAGTTCGATCCGCTCACCGGCCAGAAGACCGACGACCTGAAGAGCGTCAAGATCTACGCCAATTCCCACTATGTGACGCCGCGCCCGACGCTCAACCAGGCGATCAAGTCGATCAAGGAAGAGCTGAAGCTGCGCTTGGCCGAACTGGAAAAAGGCGGCCGCCTTCTGGAAGCCCAGCGGCTGGAACAGCGCACCCGCTACGATATCGAGATGCTGGAAGCCACCGGCTCCTGCGCCGGCATCGAGAACTATTCGCGCTATCTGACGGGCCGCAGCCCCGGCGAGCCACCGCCGACCCTGTTCGAATATATCCCCGACAACGCCCTCCTGTTCATCGACGAAAGCCACGTCTCCGTCAGCCAGATCGGCGGCATGTACCGGGGCGACTTCAGGCGCAAGGCGACGCTGGCGGAATATGGCTTCCGCCTGCCATCGTGTATGGACAACCGCCCGCTTCGCTTCGAGGAATGGGATGCCATGCGCCCCGATACGATCGCTGTGTCGGCAACCCCGGCCGCCTGGGAGCTGGAACAGGCCGGCGGCGTCTTCGCCGAACAGGTCATCCGCCCCACGGGCCTGATCGACCCGCCCGTCGAGGTCCGCTCGGCGAAAACCCAGGTGGACGACGTGCTCGGCGAAATCCGCGAGACCGCGCAGGCCGGCTATCGCACGCTCGTCACCGTGCTCACCAAGCGCATGGCCGAGGACCTCACCGAATATCTGCACGAACAGGGTATTCGCGTCCGCTACATGCACTCGGATATCGACACTCTGGAGCGCATCGAGATCATCCGTGACTTGCGTCTGGGTGCGTTCGACGTGCTGGTCGGCATCAACCTGTTGCGCGAAGGCCTCGACATCCCCGAATGCGGCTTCGTCGCCATTCTCGATGCCGACAAGGAAGGCTTTTTGCGCTCGGAAACCTCGCTGGTCCAGACGATCGGCCGCGCCGCGCGTAACGTCGATGGCAAGGTCATCCTCTATGCCGACCAGATCACCGGCTCAATGAAGCGCGCCATGGAGGAAACCTCGCGCCGCCGCGAAAAGCAGGTGGCCTATAATGAGGCCCACGGCATCACCCCGGAATCGGTCAAGGCCCGCATTTCCGACATCCTCGATTCCGTCTACGAAAAGGACCATGTCCGCGCCGATATCGGCATCCGCGGCGTCAAGGGCGGCATCACCGACATGGTCGGCAACAACCTCGCCGCCCATCTGGAAGCGCTGGAAAAACAGATGCGCAACGCCGCCGCCGACCTCGACTTCGAAACCGCCGCCCGCCTGCGCGACGAAATCAAGCGCCTCAAGGCCGCCGAACTCGCCGTCATGGACGATCCGATGGCACGGCAAGAGGCAAGGGCAATGGAAGGCAGCGGCAAGCCCACCGGTTCGAAAAAGAAGGGTGCGGCAAACGCCGGACCTGCCTCTCCCCTTGCGGGAGAGGATGGCTTGCCCCAAGAGGCGCAACCGATTGGCGAGGCAAGCGTGGTGAGGGGTCCCTCGCTCTTCGCCAAACCCAGCCTCGACGACATGGGCCCAGGCACCGACATGACCCGCCCGGCCCGCAAACCGTCACCCCTGAACGAGCCCGGTGAGCGTGGCGAGCCCGGTGAGAATCGTGATCGTGGCGATTCCGGTGAGCGTGGCGCGCCCGGAGACACCACCGTCCCCAGCACTTTCCGCAAGCCCGGTCTCGACGAGATGGGCCGCGACATCGCCACGCCCGCCCGCCCGCAGAGCAGCCTGTTCCGCAAGAACAGCCTCGACGAAATGACCGTCGGCCGCACCGAAAAGCCGCTGAACACCACGGGCAAGCTGCCGGAAAAGCCGAAGACCGAGCCCGGAAAACGCATCGCACCGCTCCTGGAAGGCCAACCGGAAAAGCGCGACCCCGCCGTCGGCGCCAAACCCTTCATCCGCGCCAAGCCGGGCGCCGGCTCCTACGAGGACGCAGGCGATATGAAGCGCCAGAAGAAAACCAAGGGAAAGACGGGCCGGCCGGGTCAGTAG